In one Balaenoptera musculus isolate JJ_BM4_2016_0621 chromosome 2, mBalMus1.pri.v3, whole genome shotgun sequence genomic region, the following are encoded:
- the CIAO2A gene encoding cytosolic iron-sulfur assembly component 2A: MERVSGLLSWTLSRVLWLSGLFERGAARQPRIMEEKALEVYDLIRTIRDPEKPNTLEELEVVTESCVEVQEINEEDYLVIIRFTPTVPHCSLATLIGLCLRVKLQRCLPFKHKLEIYISEGTHSTEEDINKQINDKERVAAAMENPNLREIVEQCVLEPD, from the exons ATGGAGCGGGTGTCCGGACTGCTCTCCTGGACGCTGAGCAGAGTCCTGTGGCTGTCGGGCCTCTTTGAGCGGGGAGCTGCCCGGCAGCCCCGGATCATGGAAGAGAAAGCGCTAGAAGTTTATG ATTTGATTCGAACTATCCGGGACCCAGAGAAACCCAATACTTTAGAAGAACTGGAAGTGGTAACGGAAAGTTGTGTGGAGGTTCAGGAGATAAATGAAGAAGACTATTTGGTTATTATCAGGTTCACGCCAACAGTACCTCATTGCTCTTTGGCGACTCTTATTG gGCTGTGCTTAAGAGTTAAACTTCAGCGGTGTTTACCGTTTAAACATAAG ttgGAAATCTACATTTCTGAAGGAACCCACTCAACAGAGGAAGATA TCAACAAGCAGATAAATGACAAAGAGCGAGTGGCAGCTGCGATGGAGAACCCCAACTTACGGGAAATCGTGGAACAGTGTGTCCTTGAACCTGACTAA